In one window of Miscanthus floridulus cultivar M001 chromosome 12, ASM1932011v1, whole genome shotgun sequence DNA:
- the LOC136495531 gene encoding uncharacterized protein translates to MSHRTRAVLQIHVLSTGFAESFIMEGEGSADVVFHNEDAGPSDVQVHNDDLAAADVQVQNDDEGAPHDSGVDNEEGGAPSEDDEASNLIKSLMRGEIRGEIGDEDEPNEQAKVFFKLLQEAKKELYLGCEDGTKISFIVELFQVKCMYGISKKALEGVLFLISKFLPKGHCVPNTMEKVQRVVHNLGLDYIKIDACENHCVLFWKEYEKLDICPKCKASRWKTDDHGDGHVNDGHDKKRRRVLVKILRYFPLTPRLRRLYMSESTSSEMRWHEEGRIDDGKLRHPADSRAWKHVDNMFPRFKEARNVRLGLASNGFNPFGMQNVTYSCWPVILIPYNLPPWLYEKQSYWIMSMLIPGKKTPGMNIDVYLRPLIDELKALWNTGVNCRDVKAKENFTLRAMLLWTINDFPAYAMLSGWSTKGKFACPYCHKDTDYLWLKHGKKFCYMGHRRFLPLDHPWRMNKMSFNNEEETREAPVPLSGQDVLDQ, encoded by the coding sequence ATGTCACATAGAACACGGGCTGTGCTTCAGATTCATGTCCTTTCAACAGGGTTTGCTGAAAGTTTTATAATGGAAGGGGAAGGTTCAGCTGATGTGGTTTTTCACAATGAAGATGCAGGACCTAGTGATGTACAAGTACACAATGATGACCTAGCAGCAGCAGATGTACAAGTACAGAACGATGATGAAGGTGCACCACATGATTCTGGAGTAGACAATGAAGAAGGCGGCGCACCGAGTGAAGATGATGAGGCCAGTAATTTGATTAAATCCCTAATGAGAGGTGAAATACGAGGAGAGATCGGTGATGAAGACGAGCCAAACGAGCAAGCCAAGGTCTTCTTCAAGTTACTACAGGAGGCAAAAAAGGAATTATATCTAGGTTGCGAAGATGGTACAAAGATATCTTTTATTGTGGAACTTTTCCAGGTTAAGTGCATGTATGGGATAAGTAAAAAAGCATTGGAGGGGGTACTCTTTCTGATCTCAAAGTTTCTCCCTAAAGGTCATTGTGTCCCAAACACAATGGAGAAAGTGCAAAGGGTGGTTCACAATCTAGGCTTGGACTATATCAAGATAGATGCATGTGAGAATCATTGTGTGTTATTTTGGAAGGAATATGAGAAACTAGATATATGCCCCAAATGTAAAGCATCTAGGTGGAAAACAGATGACCATGGTGATGGCCATGTGAACGATGGTCATGATAAGAAACGTCGTCGTGTCCTAGTCAAAATCCTTCGGTACTTCCCTCTCACACCTCGGCTACGcagattgtacatgtcagagAGCACGTCATCAGAAATGCGTTGGCATGAGGAAGGAAGAATAGATGATGGCAAACTACGTCATCCTGCTGACTCTAGGGCATGGAAGCACGTGGACAATATGTTTCCACGATTTAAAGAAGCTCGTAACGTTCGACTGGGTCTTGCTTCTAATGGCTTCAACCCATTTGGTATGCAAAATGTTACTTACAGTTGTTGGCCTGTTATCCTAATACCTTACAATTTGCCTCCTTGGTTGTATGAGAAACAATCTTATTGGATCATGTCGATGTTGATACCTGGCAAGAAAACTCCTGGAATGAATATTGATGTTTACTTGAGGCCCCTCATTGATGAGTTGAAGGCGCTGTGGAATACTGGTGTTAATTGTAGGGATGTAAAGGCAAAGGAAAACTTTACACTCCGTGCTATGCTACTTTGGACAATCAATGACTtccctgcatatgcgatgctttctgGTTGGAGCACAAAAGGAAAATTTGCATGTCCTTACTGTCACAAGGATACAGATTATTTGTGGTTGAAACATGGGAAGAAGTTCTGCTACATGGGACATCGTCGGTTTTTGCCCTTAGACCATCCATGGCGCATGAACAAGATGAGCTTCAACAATGAAGAGGAAACCAGGGAGGCTCCAGTTCCACTGTCTGGTCAAGATGTATTAGACCAATAA